In Paraburkholderia sprentiae WSM5005, a genomic segment contains:
- the mobH gene encoding MobH family relaxase has product MAFVNALNWLKLPRSSMVQTMPPVPPAAPPAPPARHSVPPSPKYLPVLGYRELIQRTGVEGTVHRIASSLGLSPESEQRDLEPLLQRLAEFVQLLPASESHHHAQPGGLLIHLLEVARYALHFREGYRLPLGASPEDQTQHHARCSYGVLVGALLHDIGKPLADLKVELAIGHDVRLWVPMAGSMNEQGGAWYCVDFPAPGERDYGAHSRLAIVLLQRLVPPASLSWLAQYPPVLQELAAYLSGEASSKDSALAKIVGDADRRSVAENLLAGPRTRFASARAVPLIERLMEGLRRLLAEGGMPLNRPGATGYCDGESLWCVAKTLAEAVRACLASHEQQQSGAAGIPADNNRLFDTWQEYGALVPTPQGGAIWTIAVAIGAWKQTFTVLRFPLDRLYAESAHYPRALPAGSVQTIEVGAGGTPASECVDRADDGVLAASAERDREGPSPVGDPVTAAVDQSVDAPDAAASTARQEPDRRAPHKADNDSPASREWAASDAGASTMNDGEPAYLPDAESAAALNDEVVVAHGKGNDDAPIPDQVSAPVRPREKGRVPSRSIAARAGARLLRPNAERFMAWVQEGVATGGLPYNESMARVHFVPEGMLLVTPAIFRDFAQAHPDAIEQTPTEDGRTPEPWKQVQRDFQKSGYPVTADAGGAGRSYLLHYTIKGAGGRQLSVMLVPEPERFFNPVPPPNVMIQSKQKAVATEEADLPQSSEV; this is encoded by the coding sequence ATGGCTTTTGTCAATGCCCTTAACTGGTTGAAGTTGCCACGATCGTCGATGGTGCAGACGATGCCGCCGGTGCCGCCGGCTGCACCGCCCGCGCCGCCTGCCAGGCACAGCGTGCCGCCTTCGCCAAAGTATCTGCCGGTACTGGGATACCGTGAGCTGATTCAGCGAACGGGTGTGGAGGGGACAGTCCACCGTATCGCCAGCAGTCTCGGCCTGTCGCCTGAGAGCGAGCAGCGCGACCTCGAACCGTTGCTGCAGCGACTCGCGGAATTCGTACAGCTTCTGCCCGCGTCTGAGTCGCATCATCACGCGCAACCGGGTGGGCTGCTGATCCACCTGCTCGAGGTGGCGCGCTATGCGCTGCATTTCCGTGAGGGGTACCGGCTGCCGCTCGGGGCGAGTCCCGAAGACCAGACGCAGCATCACGCGCGGTGCAGTTATGGGGTTCTGGTCGGGGCGTTGCTGCACGACATCGGCAAGCCGCTCGCGGACCTGAAAGTCGAACTGGCCATCGGGCATGACGTCCGTCTCTGGGTGCCGATGGCCGGCAGCATGAACGAGCAGGGTGGCGCGTGGTACTGCGTGGATTTCCCCGCGCCCGGCGAGCGCGATTACGGTGCTCATTCGCGTCTCGCCATCGTGCTGCTGCAGCGCCTCGTGCCACCGGCGTCGTTGAGTTGGCTGGCCCAATATCCGCCCGTGCTGCAGGAACTGGCTGCATACCTGTCCGGAGAGGCCAGTTCGAAAGACAGCGCGCTCGCGAAGATCGTGGGTGACGCGGATCGCCGCTCGGTCGCGGAAAATCTGCTGGCCGGCCCCCGTACGCGGTTCGCCTCGGCACGCGCGGTGCCGCTGATCGAGCGGCTGATGGAGGGGCTGCGACGGCTTCTGGCCGAGGGCGGTATGCCGCTCAACCGCCCCGGCGCGACCGGCTATTGCGACGGCGAATCGCTCTGGTGCGTGGCGAAAACGCTGGCCGAGGCCGTCAGGGCTTGCCTCGCTTCGCATGAGCAGCAACAGAGCGGCGCGGCAGGGATTCCGGCGGACAATAACCGGCTCTTCGACACCTGGCAGGAATACGGTGCGCTTGTGCCCACGCCGCAAGGCGGTGCCATCTGGACGATCGCAGTCGCGATAGGCGCATGGAAGCAAACCTTCACGGTTTTGCGTTTTCCGCTTGATCGGCTCTACGCCGAATCTGCTCACTACCCGCGCGCGCTGCCTGCGGGCTCGGTTCAGACCATCGAAGTGGGCGCCGGGGGGACACCGGCGTCTGAATGTGTCGACCGCGCCGATGACGGTGTCTTGGCCGCGAGCGCAGAGCGTGACCGGGAAGGGCCGTCCCCAGTCGGAGACCCGGTGACGGCGGCGGTAGATCAAAGCGTCGACGCGCCAGACGCCGCGGCGTCAACAGCGCGCCAAGAACCGGATCGGCGGGCTCCGCATAAAGCGGACAATGACTCGCCTGCGTCGCGGGAGTGGGCCGCTTCTGATGCCGGTGCTTCGACCATGAACGACGGCGAGCCGGCGTATCTGCCGGACGCAGAGAGCGCTGCCGCGCTCAATGACGAAGTGGTCGTGGCGCACGGCAAGGGCAACGACGATGCACCCATACCGGATCAGGTGAGTGCGCCGGTTCGCCCGCGCGAGAAGGGGCGGGTGCCGTCGCGATCCATTGCCGCTCGGGCGGGTGCCCGGCTGCTGCGGCCGAATGCGGAACGATTCATGGCCTGGGTGCAGGAGGGAGTGGCTACGGGCGGGTTGCCGTACAACGAATCGATGGCCCGTGTGCATTTTGTGCCGGAAGGCATGCTGCTTGTGACGCCGGCGATCTTCCGGGATTTCGCGCAGGCGCATCCCGACGCGATCGAGCAGACGCCCACCGAAGATGGACGGACCCCGGAGCCGTGGAAGCAGGTCCAGCGCGATTTCCAGAAATCCGGCTATCCGGTGACAGCCGATGCCGGCGGCGCAGGCCGGTCCTATCTGCTCCACTACACCATCAAGGGAGCCGGCGGTCGGCAGCTATCTGTGATGCTCGTTCCCGAGCCAGAGCGGTTCTTCAATCCGGTGCCACCGCCGAACGTGATGATCCAGTCGAAGCAGAAGGCGGTCGCAACGGAAGAGGCGGATTTGCCTCAGTCGTCTGAGGTGTGA
- a CDS encoding lytic transglycosylase domain-containing protein yields the protein MKRVGIILASVVLSGSAATTRADCIDDAARFHHVNARLVRAIATIESGQHANVVHLNADGTTDIGLMQINSRWLATLSRFGISRADLHDRCTNAYVGAWVLSQNLRHLGLTWDAVGAYNAGTYVKRVAYARRVYRALNTAPPLPSAQATPLAVQDPGLIAKLSQPITWGATWGAAR from the coding sequence GTGAAGCGTGTAGGGATCATTCTTGCTAGTGTCGTGCTCAGCGGCTCGGCCGCTACTACCCGGGCCGACTGCATCGACGACGCCGCGCGGTTTCATCACGTGAACGCACGGCTCGTTCGCGCGATTGCCACCATCGAATCCGGACAGCACGCGAATGTCGTCCACCTGAACGCAGACGGCACGACCGACATCGGCCTCATGCAGATCAACAGCCGGTGGCTCGCTACCCTCTCGCGCTTCGGGATCTCGCGGGCGGACCTCCATGACCGCTGCACCAACGCCTACGTCGGCGCGTGGGTCCTGTCGCAGAACCTCCGCCATCTCGGCCTCACGTGGGATGCCGTGGGCGCCTATAACGCCGGCACATACGTGAAGCGCGTTGCTTACGCGCGCCGCGTCTATCGCGCACTCAACACGGCCCCGCCCCTGCCGTCCGCGCAGGCTACTCCGCTCGCGGTGCAGGACCCGGGGTTGATCGCGAAGCTGTCCCAGCCGATCACGTGGGGCGCTACATGGGGAGCTGCGCGATGA
- a CDS encoding CpaF family protein produces the protein MSRLTYEYAIEVLNDYLGPLQPMLADPDVQEIMINRADAIFVERNGKVTYVPGCDLDPDALDRAITILANINAKEQTPLLDARLPGLRIAAARHPVAVHGDMMSIRKHTRRRIGLADYERSGAFDVLPDTKSPAARRHNTALLGRLASGGAALREFFEWVMRERINVAFSGGTSSGKTTMLNAMIDAMPQEDRVITIEDTAELQVHAPNYVAFETNLGITIRDLVRFSLRVRPDRIIVGEVRGAEAFDLMEALNTGHPGSIVSFHADSSDTAPARLESLIRMSDEGRLLSIDDLRQKIASTFRFFVHAERQGAVRGPVEIREVLRAADGRYQTRCLFSRFASHEELAHA, from the coding sequence ATGAGCCGGCTCACGTACGAATACGCGATCGAGGTACTGAACGACTACCTCGGCCCGCTTCAACCGATGCTGGCCGATCCGGACGTGCAGGAGATCATGATCAACCGCGCCGATGCGATCTTCGTCGAGCGCAACGGGAAAGTAACGTATGTCCCCGGCTGCGACCTGGATCCGGACGCGCTGGATCGCGCCATCACGATTCTCGCGAACATTAATGCCAAGGAGCAGACGCCGCTGCTCGATGCCCGACTGCCGGGTCTGCGCATTGCCGCCGCCCGGCATCCTGTGGCCGTCCATGGCGACATGATGTCGATCCGCAAGCACACGCGCCGCCGCATTGGACTCGCCGATTATGAGCGCAGCGGGGCATTCGACGTGCTGCCAGATACGAAGTCGCCCGCCGCGCGCCGCCACAATACCGCGCTACTGGGCCGTCTCGCATCGGGCGGCGCCGCGCTGCGCGAGTTCTTTGAATGGGTCATGCGCGAGCGGATCAACGTCGCATTCTCCGGTGGCACCTCATCCGGCAAGACCACGATGCTCAACGCGATGATCGATGCCATGCCGCAGGAGGACCGCGTCATCACGATCGAGGACACGGCCGAACTGCAGGTGCATGCGCCCAATTACGTCGCGTTCGAGACCAATCTCGGCATCACCATCCGCGACCTTGTCCGCTTTTCGCTGCGCGTGCGCCCTGACCGCATCATCGTCGGCGAGGTCCGTGGTGCCGAAGCCTTCGACCTGATGGAAGCACTCAACACCGGGCACCCCGGCTCGATCGTCTCGTTCCATGCCGACTCGTCCGACACCGCCCCCGCGCGGCTGGAGTCGCTCATCCGCATGAGCGACGAAGGACGGCTCCTGTCGATTGACGACCTACGCCAGAAGATCGCCTCCACGTTCCGGTTCTTCGTGCACGCAGAACGCCAGGGCGCGGTGC